From Quercus lobata isolate SW786 chromosome 1, ValleyOak3.0 Primary Assembly, whole genome shotgun sequence, one genomic window encodes:
- the LOC115994001 gene encoding receptor-like protein 11 codes for MKYKENCFGNLTKLVHLDLRNCDFNGSIPSQLFHLRNLQYLDLSVNSIQGELPRDGFGNLTKLVHLDLWNNPFINGSIPSQLFHLRYLQYLDLSSISFHGTLSGEVASLQNLRVLKLDAIFYSENELPKEIWNLTKLHHLSLAVNNFFGKIPSSSIMNLKELETLDLSDNSVSMEIPIDIGNLT; via the coding sequence ATGAAATACAAGGAGAATTGCTTTGGCAATTTGACCAAATTAGTTCATCTTGATTTGAGGAATTGTGACTTCAATGGCTCCATTCCCTCTCAACTTTTTCACCTGAGGAATCTTCAATATCTTGACTTGTCCGTCAATTCAATACAAGGAGAATTGCCACGTGATGGCTTTGGCAATTTGACCAAATTAGTTCATCTTGACTTGTGGAATAATCCCTTCATCAATGGCTCCATTCCCTCTCAACTTTTTCACTTGAGGTATCTTCAATATCTTGATTTGAGTTCCATTTCATTCCATGGTACTCTAAGTGGAGAAGTAGCATCTCTTCAAAATTTGAGGGTATTGAAACTGGATGCTATTTTTTATTCGGAAAATGAGCTTCCTAAGGAGATATGGAATTTGACAAAATTACATCATTTGTCTCTTGCTGTAAACAATTTCTTTGGTAAAATTCCGTCTTCATCAATTATGAATTTGAAGGAATTAGAAACATTGGACTTGAGTGACAATTCAGTGTCAATGGAAATTCCTATTGATATTGGCAATCTAACATAA
- the LOC115994007 gene encoding receptor-like protein 46, with the protein MLVGEIPSGLSNIKGFKSLLLGGNHLTWNNNAKIEPKFMLSELSLKSCSLEGEIPNWISTQTLKTLDLSENQLEGTLPQWLAKMEVEYIILSNNNLTGSLPPFLFNSHNLVVLALSQNNLHEELPSNIGNATALTILGLDHNNFSGKLPASIVNIYALSLLCLSNNKFSGNTLLDFRSNEYLELIDLSSNEFSGEIPTKFSHHTRILALGKNNFSGNLSRNLIQLRKLEYLDIHDNTITSELPNFIFQISTLRTLNLRNNSLHGSIPNCISNLTNIQILDLSNYYLVGEIPAKFGNLVGMETTTNNFSYLSFSYFNDIIQLYILDFATEQYNIGDVTIIWKKSKQNLSLGRLNIYHFLDLSTNQLSGEIPASLGNLKALKHLNISHNNLYGRLPTSLGCLENLESLDLSHNNLSGSIPQSLVKLQQLTVLDVSNNKFIGKIPVGNQMNTMVVPSFYAHNSGLCRMQIQVPCPEDLPPTKPPRVENKETWFSWE; encoded by the coding sequence ATGCTTGTTGGAGAAATTCCATCCGGTTTGTCCAATATCAAGGGCTTCAAGAGTCTTCTGCTTGGAGGCAATCATCTCACTTGGAATAACAATGCAAAGATAGAGCCAAAGTTTATGCTATCTGAGTTGTCTTTGAAGTCTTGTAGTCTTGAAGGAGAAATTCCAAACTGGATTTCTACACAGACTCTCAAAACTTTGGACTTGAGTGAGAACCAACTAGAAGGAACGTTGCCGCAATGGCTTGCTAAAATGGAAgttgaatatataattttgtcaaATAACAATCTCACAGGTTCTCTCCCACCTTTTCTCTTCAACTCTCACAATTTAGTTGTTCTTGCCTTATCTCAGAACAACCTCCATGAAGAACTACCAAGCAACATTGGTAATGCCACTGCACTCACAATTCTTGGGTTGGATCACAACAATTTTTCGGGGAAGCTTCCGGCATCCATCGTCAATATTTATGCACTCTCATTATTATGTTTGTCAAACAACAAATTTTCTGGCAACACTTTGCTAGATTTCAGGTCTAATGAGTACCTTGAACTCATTGATTTATCTTCAAATGAATTCTCAGGTGAGATTCCAACAAAATTTTCCCATCATACTAGAATTCTTGCATtgggcaaaaataatttttctggCAATCTGTCCAGAAACCTTATTCAATTGAGAAAGCTTGAATACCTAGACATACATGACAACACAATTACAAGTGAATTGCCAAACTTTATCTTCCAAATCTCCACCCTTCGTACCCTAAATTTACGAAACAACTCTCTCCATGGTTCAATCCCTAATTGTATTTCCAATCTTACTAATATCCAAATTCTTGATCTTTCAAACTATTATCTTGTTGGAGAAATCCCTGCAAAGTTTGGAAATCTTGTTGGTATGGAAACAACAACCAACAACTTTTCATATCTCAGTTTTTCATATTTCAATGATATTATACAATTATACATTCTTGATTTTGCCACGGAGCAATACAACATTGGTGATGTGACAATTATTTGGAAGAagtcaaaacaaaatctatCATTAGGTAGACTCAACATCTACCATTTTTTAGACTTGTCAACGAACCAACTTTCTGGTGAAATTCCAGCTTCCTTAGGCAATTTGAAAGCTCTAAAGCATCTCAACATCTCACACAACAACCTTTATGGGAGGTTACCAACAAGTCTTGGTTGTTTAGAGAACCTAGAGAGTTTGGACTTATCACACAACAATTTATCAGGCTCAATTCCCCAATCACTAGTGAAATTGCAACAACTAACAGTTCTGGATGTCAGTAACAATAAGTTTATAGGAAAGATTCCAGTTGGTAACCAAATGAATACAATGGTTGTTCCAAGTTTTTATGCCCACAACAGTGGTTTGTGCAGAATGCAAATTCAAGTGCCATGTCCAGAAGATTTGCCACCAACAAAACCACCAAGGGTTGAAAATAAGGAAACATGGTTCTCATGGGAATGA